From the Kribbella sp. CA-293567 genome, the window CATACCTTCGGCGGTCAGGATCGCCGCGCGCTTGTCGCGGTCCGCGCGCATCTGCTTCTCCATCGAGTCCTGGATCGACGGCGGCGGGTCGATCGAGCGCAGCTCGACCCGGTTGACCCGGATCCCCCACTTGCCGGTCGCCTCGTCCAGCACGTACCGGAGCTTCTCGTTGATCTCCTCGCGGCTGGTCAGCGTCTGCTCGAGGTCCATCCCACCGATGATGTTGCGCAGGGTGGTCATGGTGAGCTGCTCGATCGCCTGGATGTAGTTCGAGATCTCGTAGGTCGCCCGGACCGGGTCGTTGACCTGGAAGTAGATGACGGAGTCGATCGACACCATCAGGTTGTCCTCGGTGATGACGCCCTGCGGCGGGAACGCGACCACCTGCTCACGCATGTCGATCGTGTAGCGGACCTTGTCCACGAACGGGGTCAGCAGGTTCAGGCCGGGCTGCAGCCCCACCTTGAACTTCCCGAACCGCTCCACGATGCCGACGGTCTGCTGCTGCACGACCCGGACTGACTTGATCAATGTGACGACCACCAGCAAGGCGACCAATGCCAACACAACAAGGAACGCGGTCACATGACCCTCCCACTCGACAGAACCTCAGGACGGACAGTCTTTCCTATCGACGGGCCACAGTGGGCAACGGTTCCCTCACGATCCAGGAACCTCGTCAACGGCACGACGCCGTACTGCCGACAGTACTTCGCCCATCCCACTTCCCCCGTCCGAACTGCCGGGTGCCGCCCCTCTTGCCGATCTTGCGCTGTTCGAGCCGAACGCGGCCATCGACGACGTCCGGCCGCCGCTGCCCGGCGACTACGTCGAGCGCTGACCACGATCAGCGGGGCGGTTCGGAGTCCTTCGGCAGCTCGGGCATGGTGTGGTCGATCGGGTGGCCGATCGGATAGACCACCGCGGTGGCGCCGTCGATCGACATCACCTCGACGCGGGTGCCGGGCTCGATGGTGGAGACCTCGTCGTAGGGCCGGGCGGTCCACAGTTCGCCGTTGAGCTTGATCGAGCCGCCGCCGTCGGGATGGATCGCCTTGACGACGACGCCGCTGCGGCCGATCACGTGGGCGGAGCCGGTCTTCAGCTCGACCCCGTGGTGGATCTTGCGGACCAGCAGCGGGCGGATCGCGGCCAGCATCGCCGCGGTGGTGACCAGGCCGACGACGATCTGCAACCAGAGCAGGTGCGGGAAGAAGGCCCCGACGCCGGCCGCGGTCAGAGCTCCGGCGGCCAGCATCAGCAAGGTGAAGTCCAGTGAGGCGAGCTCCGCCAGACCGAGCACGACAGCGATTCCCGCCCAAGCGGCCCAGATGTTCTCGCGCAACCAATCCATCATCTGACAACTCTATCCGCGGAAGGGACCTCAGGCAGGTCCAGGCACCAGTGTGACGCGCGGAACCGGCCGCGGGACTCAGAGAGCGCGGGCGAAGTACCGGCCGTCGTGGTGATCCAGGCTCAGCGCCAGGTCGAAGGTGTCACTCAGGGTCTCGGCCGTCAGCGCCTGCTCGATCGGCCCGGCAGCGACCACGCGGCCCTGTTTCAGCAGCATCGCGTGAGTGAAGCCGGGCGGGATCTCCTCGACGTGGTGGGTGACCAGCACCATCGCCGGCGAACCCTCCGCGGCCGCGATCGCGCTCAGCGACCGGACCAGCTGTTCGCGACCCGTGAGGTCCAGCCCCGCGGCCGGCTCGTCCAGCAGCATCAGTTCGGGGTCGGTCATCAGCGCCCGCGCGATCTGCACCCGCTTGCGCTCCCCCTCCGACAACGTCCCGAAGGTGCGTTCGCTCAGGTGGCCGATGCCCAGCTCGGACAGCAACTCCTTGGCCCGCTGGTGATCCAGCTCGTCGTACTCCTCGCGCCACCGGCCGACGACGGCGTACGACGCGGAGACGACCACGTCCGCGACCCGCTCGGACCTCGGCAGCTTGTCGGCCAGCGCCGCGCTGGTCAGCCCGATCCGCGGCCGCAGCTCGAAGACGTCGATCGCGCCGAGCACCTCGCCGAGCAGGCCGACCACGCCGGTCGTCGGGTGGATCTGGGCCGCGAGGATCTGCAGCAGGGTGGTCTTGCCGGCGCCGTTCGGGCCGATCACGACCCAGCGGTCGGTCTCCTCGACGGACCAGTCGACACCGTCGAGGAGACGCGCGTCACCGCGCACGATCGAGACACCAGCCAGCTCCGCCACCGCAGTCATAGGCCAAAACCTAGTGGTGCCGGCCGAACCGGCGTACGCCGACCCTGCTGGTTTCGGGTCCTGGTCGTGCGAATGGAACAATCGCCGGTGTGCTGACCACTGCCGCCTCGGTGCGTTTCACCGTGTGGACCAACGCGATGCTGACCGGCGCCTGCGACCCGGACACCGCCGCGGCGAAGATCCTCGGTGCGGACGTCGGGCACCAGGTGTCCGGTCTGGCCGGGCATCCGCTGCCGACCACGTTGCCGGTGGCCCTCAACCTGTTGCGCGCGGCCGGTGCCACCCAGGCCCATCTCGCGCTGCCGATCCCGGGCGACCCGATCGGGCTGGCCGGGCCGCCGAAGTTCAACGAGGCCGCACTGGAGAGCGGCGAGGCCGTCGTACTGACCGGCGTGGACCTCGGACTCGTACCGGCGTACGTCGGGCCGGCGGTGCAGTGGACCGTCCTGCCCGCGACCGGTCCGCCGCCGGCCGACATCGGCGAGGCCGACCGTGGGCTCCGCGCGGCGCTGATCGAGGCGGCGGAGTCATTGGCCGCGCTTGACGTCGCCAAATGGAAGCCCGAGGTGGCCGACGCGCTGATCGACATCCGCCGGATCGGATTGGGCCAGGGCGACGACCTCGCCCCCGGCTACGAAGCCCGTGCGGTGAAGACCGCGGCAACCGCCCGGCGCTGCCTGGCGATCGCCGACGCGGCCCTGGACGACGACGGCGCCGCTGTCACCGGCGCCGAGGCCGACGCCCGTCGCCGGGCCCTGACCGACCTGGCCGCCGCCGCCCGGCGCGCTCTCGTCGCGGCATGTGGACCGCCCGTCCTTCGTTGAGGGTTGATCGGTAGCCTGAGCCCTTGAGATGACAGGACAGGCTGAGCACGAGACGCCCATGTTGGATCGCCCCACCCTGCTGGTCACCTTGACCGGTACGGATCGGCCGGGTCTGACTTCCGCCGTACTGTCGACCCTCGCGCTGCGCGGGCTCGACGTGATCGACGCCGAACAGGTCGTCCTGCGGGGCCGGCTGGTGCTCGGCGTCCTGCTGTCGGCGCCCCGCGACCACAAGGAGCTCAAGAAGGAGCTCAAGGCCCTCGCCGAGAACCTCGAGGTCGACATCGACCTGAAGAAGGGCTTCGGCGACAACGAGCCGCGGCGCAAGGGCCGCACCCAGGTGACCGTGATCGGCAGTCCGCTGACCGCGCAGGGCTTCGCCGCGATCGCCGGCCGGATCGCCGACACCGGTGCCAACATCGACCGGATCAGCCGGATGGCGCGCTATCCGGTGACCGCGATGGAGATCGCCGTGTCCGGCGCCGACCCGGACTCGCTGCGCAAGGTGCTCGCGCTGGAGGGCGTCGTCCAGGGCCTGGACGTCGCGGTCCAGCCCGGTGGCCTGTACCGGCGGGCCAAGCGGCTGATCGTGATGGACGTCGACTCGACCCTGATCCAGGGCGAGGTGATCGAGATGCTGGCGTCGCACGCCGGGCGGCTGGAGGAGGTCGCCGCCGTCACCGAGCAGGCGATGCGGGGCGAACTGGACTTCTCCGACTCGCTGCGCAGCCGGGTCGCGACCCTCGAAGGACTGCCGGCGTCGGCGCTCGACGAGGTCTACCAGGCGATCCAGCTGGCACCGGGCGCACGGACACTGGTGCGCACGCTGAAACGGCTCGGCTACCAGTTCGCCATCGTCAGCGGCGGTTTCAGCCAGATCACCGACAAGCTAGCGGCCGATCTCGGGATCGACTTCGCCGCCGCCAACGTGCTGGAGATCGTCGACGGCAAGCTCACCGGCAAGGTGATCGGCGACATCGTCGACCGGGCCGGCAAGGCGGTCGCGCTGCGCCGCTTCGCGAAGACCTCCGGTACGCCGCTGTCGCAGACCGTCGCGATCGGCGACGGTGCCAACGACCTCGACATGCTGGCCGCGGCCGGCCTCGGCATCGCCTTCAACGCCAAGCCTGTCGTCCGTGCGGCAGCCGACACCCACGTGAGCGTCCCCTACCTCGACACGATCCTCTACCTGCTCGGCATCAGCCGCGAAGAGGTCGAGGCCGCCGACGAGGCGTCCGACCTCAGCTGAAGTCGGCCGTGCCCAGCTTCGCCGGTTTGGGCGGCAGCACCAGCGACCGCCGCCCGAACTGACCGAACCGCGCCGAGACGGTCACGCTGCCGGCCGCGGTGTCCGCGCGGTTGAACTCGAGTTTGCGGGGCAGCGCGTTGGGGTCGACCCAGACCGTGACGCTGAGCTGCTTCGGAAGGGACTTGAGGTCGGCGCGCCCGACGTACTCCCCCAGCGCTCCGGCGGCGACGGCCTTCTGCAGGTCGATCCGCATCGTGTACTGCTGGGTGGTGACGTGGTCGATCACCTGCTCACCGGCCGGCTGGAACAAGGTCGCGTACGGCGCCCCGCCGATCAGCTGGTGGACCAGGCGATCGGAGACCCAGGAGTCGGCGGCCGCCGCCGCGGCTTTCTCCTCGCCCGCGGTGCTGTCGAGATCAAGCTCGGCCCACGGCTTCTGGGCGTCACCGGTCAGCTTGGCGTCCTGGAGGTAGATCGAGCGGCCGACCCTCACCAGCCCGCCGCCACCCTGCGCCTTCGTCGCCACGTCGACCGAGCGGCCTTTGAAGTAGACCAGCGCGTTGGTCAGCTTCGGCGCCTTCCGCCCCTCCTGGACCGCCGCCGACACCCGGAAGCCTCCCCTGGCCGTCAACGCACCGAGCACCTTCGGCGCGAAGGTGGCCTGCGTGAGATCGGCCGGCTGCCGCGTCGTAGCGGGCGCTGTCGGCACGGGAACCGCTGCCGGGCTGGTGCTGGTGACCGCCGCCGGAGTGCTGCCGGGCTGCTGCTGCCCACAAGAAACCGGGATCAGCAGGACCGCGGTCAGGGCGATCAGACGCGGCAGGGCACTGTGCACAGCAGATAGTTGCACGGCACCCCAGCCCGGAGTACCGCTCACCGCCACAACTTGGGCAAAATTTGCTTGCCCACGCGGAGTTCCGGGTCGAGGATCGATCCTTGTGCCTCCTTTCCCCGAGTTGCCCGCCGGATTCCGCTGCCGCCCCGCCGAAACCGCTGATGCCACGGCGATCGGCCCGATGGCCGGACTCGCGGTCGACGAGGTCGAGGCTGCACTGGAGCGTCCTGGGCTGGACGCCTCCGCCGACAGCCTGGTAGTGCTGGAGCCTGCCGGTGGGATCGCGGCCTGGGCGTGGGTCCGTGGGCGCCGCTCGCAGGTCGACGTCGGTACGGCGTACCGGGGGCTGGGGCTGGGCACCGCGCTGGTCGAATGGGCCGAGCAGAGAGCCATCGAGATCGGCAGCCCGACGCTCGCGCAGACCGTCGAGGACGAGGACCTGGCCGGTACGGCGATCCTGCGCGCTCGCGGCTACGAGGTGCTCGCGACCAACTGGGAACTCGAGCTGCGGGCGACCGGCGTACCGGCCCTGGCTGCGCTGCCGGCTGATGTCTCGATCCGCCCGTTCGGCGCCGAGGACGCGCCGGCGGCGTACACGGTGATTCAGGACGCCTTCGACGAGTGGCAGCCGCGCCGCTGGCCGTACGACGAGTGGGCGCGGATGACGATCGGCCGCTCGAGCTTCGCGCCGGAGCTGTCGCAGGTGGCGTACGCCGACGGCGAGCTGGTCGGGGTT encodes:
- a CDS encoding NfeD family protein; amino-acid sequence: MMDWLRENIWAAWAGIAVVLGLAELASLDFTLLMLAAGALTAAGVGAFFPHLLWLQIVVGLVTTAAMLAAIRPLLVRKIHHGVELKTGSAHVIGRSGVVVKAIHPDGGGSIKLNGELWTARPYDEVSTIEPGTRVEVMSIDGATAVVYPIGHPIDHTMPELPKDSEPPR
- a CDS encoding ABC transporter ATP-binding protein is translated as MTAVAELAGVSIVRGDARLLDGVDWSVEETDRWVVIGPNGAGKTTLLQILAAQIHPTTGVVGLLGEVLGAIDVFELRPRIGLTSAALADKLPRSERVADVVVSASYAVVGRWREEYDELDHQRAKELLSELGIGHLSERTFGTLSEGERKRVQIARALMTDPELMLLDEPAAGLDLTGREQLVRSLSAIAAAEGSPAMVLVTHHVEEIPPGFTHAMLLKQGRVVAAGPIEQALTAETLSDTFDLALSLDHHDGRYFARAL
- a CDS encoding GNAT family N-acetyltransferase encodes the protein MPPFPELPAGFRCRPAETADATAIGPMAGLAVDEVEAALERPGLDASADSLVVLEPAGGIAAWAWVRGRRSQVDVGTAYRGLGLGTALVEWAEQRAIEIGSPTLAQTVEDEDLAGTAILRARGYEVLATNWELELRATGVPALAALPADVSIRPFGAEDAPAAYTVIQDAFDEWQPRRWPYDEWARMTIGRSSFAPELSQVAYADGELVGVAMCLALPDSQEGHVEQLAVRRDHRGKGLARTVLAHASFGFFQQGRPNLTLWTHSGTGALAMYERLGMSVRRSTTVFSRDL
- the serB gene encoding phosphoserine phosphatase SerB → MTGQAEHETPMLDRPTLLVTLTGTDRPGLTSAVLSTLALRGLDVIDAEQVVLRGRLVLGVLLSAPRDHKELKKELKALAENLEVDIDLKKGFGDNEPRRKGRTQVTVIGSPLTAQGFAAIAGRIADTGANIDRISRMARYPVTAMEIAVSGADPDSLRKVLALEGVVQGLDVAVQPGGLYRRAKRLIVMDVDSTLIQGEVIEMLASHAGRLEEVAAVTEQAMRGELDFSDSLRSRVATLEGLPASALDEVYQAIQLAPGARTLVRTLKRLGYQFAIVSGGFSQITDKLAADLGIDFAAANVLEIVDGKLTGKVIGDIVDRAGKAVALRRFAKTSGTPLSQTVAIGDGANDLDMLAAAGLGIAFNAKPVVRAAADTHVSVPYLDTILYLLGISREEVEAADEASDLS
- a CDS encoding SPFH domain-containing protein, whose product is MTAFLVVLALVALLVVVTLIKSVRVVQQQTVGIVERFGKFKVGLQPGLNLLTPFVDKVRYTIDMREQVVAFPPQGVITEDNLMVSIDSVIYFQVNDPVRATYEISNYIQAIEQLTMTTLRNIIGGMDLEQTLTSREEINEKLRYVLDEATGKWGIRVNRVELRSIDPPPSIQDSMEKQMRADRDKRAAILTAEGMRQSAVLSAEGQKQSAILTAQGDRESRILRAQAEREARILKAQGEAQAITTVFNAIHAGKPDQGLLAYQYLQMLPSLAQGDSNKLWIIPSEIGKAMEGLGSAVGQIAGITQKAEGPFPQPELGDSAAVQVDSGMGTAATPDAAVAEADNAVQEAIAAAEKAAVGNRAAQQAAPQAVTSAPEQTSPVQDGPPQER